One Rosa chinensis cultivar Old Blush chromosome 5, RchiOBHm-V2, whole genome shotgun sequence genomic region harbors:
- the LOC112167092 gene encoding phospholipase A1-Igamma3, chloroplastic, whose amino-acid sequence MTRLLLSPNQPNINPTLPPNSQGLLQKHYLINKTINLIFPNIPYSPNLKTTTKCSSSSSLSSAPSMHHEWDENIQPETLVSHDQEQRPLSEMWKEMQGLNNWEGLLDPTLNPHLRQEIIRYGEFAQASYDSFDFDPHSKYCGTCKYQGAHFFENLDMADRGYQISRYLYATSNINLPNFFQKSKVSSVWSTHANWMGYVAVATDVDEIKRLGRRDIVIAWRGTVTYLEWIYDLKDILRPAYFCSDPSVKIESGFHELYTKKEDTCKYCSFSAREQVLAEIKRLRERYEGEEISITITGHSLGAALAILSAYDIAEMGLNVIRDDGRVETKIPITVYSFSGPRVGNLKFKERCDELGVKVLRVINVHDKVPTVPGIIANEKFRYQKYIEDTISFPWSYAHVGVELALDHTQSPFLKPTNDFGCAHNLEAHLHLVDGYHGKGKKFCLVTKRDIALVNKSCDFLKSQYGVPPHWRQDENKGMVRNRDGRWVLPERPKVEAHPPDMVHHIEQLLNKSSGSQLEMP is encoded by the coding sequence ACATACCCTATTCACCAAATCTAAAAACCACTACCAAatgctcatcatcatcatcactctcAAGCGCCCCAAGCATGCATCATGAGTGGGATGAAAATATCCAACCTGAAACCCTAGTCTCCCACGATCAGGAACAAAGGCCGCTATCCGAAATGTGGAAGGAAATGCAAGGCCTTAATAACTGGGAAGGCCTTCTAGACCCAACACTCAATCCACATCTTCGACAAGAAATCATCCGATATGGTGAATTCGCCCAAGCCTCTTATGATTCCTTTGACTTCGACCCTCACTCCAAGTACTGTGGCACGTGTAAATACCAAGGTGCTCATTTCTTCGAAAACCTGGACATGGCAGATCGAGGCTACCAAATCAGCCGATATCTATATGCAACTTCCAACATCAATCTCCCCAATTTCTTCCAAAAGTCGAAGGTCAGTAGCGTGTGGAGCACCCATGCAAACTGGATGGGCTACGTGGCCGTAGCCACAGACGTCGATGAAATCAAAAGACTTGGTCGAAGAGACATAGTGATTGCATGGAGAGGAACAGTCACATACCTTGAATGGATTTACGACCTCAAAGACATTCTCCGGCCAGCTTATTTTTGCAGTGATCCCTCAGTGAAGATCGAATCTGGGTTCCATGAATTATACACCAAGAAAGAAGATACGTGCAAATACTGCTCATTTTCTGCTCGTGAACAAGTTCTAGCAGAGATCAAGAGGCTCCGTGAACGCTACGAAGGAGAAGAGATTAGTATTACAATCACAGGTCATAGTCTTGGGGCTGCTTTGGCTATTTTGAGTGCCTATGATATTGCAGAAATGGGACTAAATGTTATACGTGATGATGGTAGGGTGGAGACTAAAATTCCAATCACCGTGTACTCATTTTCGGGTCCTAGAGTGGGAAATCTTAAGTTCAAGGAAAGATGTGATGAGCTTGGAGTTAAGGTGCTGAGAGTGATCAATGTGCATGATAAGGTACCTACAGTGCCTGGTATCATTGCAAATGAGAAGTTTAGGTATCAAAAGTACATAGAAGACACTATTTCATTTCCTTGGAGTTATGCTCATGTTGGAGTGGAGCTTGCACTGGATCACACCCAAAGCCCATTTCTCAAGCCCACTAATGATTTTGGGTGTGCACACAATCTTGAAGCTCATTTGCATTTGGTTGATGGGTACCATGGGAAGGGCAAAAAGTTCTGCTTGGTTACCAAGAGGGATATTGCACTTGTGAACAAGAGCTGTGATTTTTTGAAGAGCCAATATGGCGTGCCGCCACACTGGCGGCAAGATGAGAATAAGGGTATGGTGAGGAATAGGGATGGGAGGTGGGTTCTGCCAGAGAGACCCAAAGTTGAAGCTCACCCACCTGATATGGTTCACCACATTGAGCAACTGCTCAATAAATCATCTGGCTCTCAACTTGAAATGCCTTGA